The window ccgaagtcagctgggataggctccagcatgcccccgcaaccctaatgaggacaagcggtatagaaaatggatggatggatggaactttctCTTACATTACGGACAAACAATTAAGAGAAATGGCCTCCATAAATGACCAACATAACCATGTGTCATTTTCCAAATCAGTTAAAAACGGACAGCGTGAGCTCGTTGTAAAAATGACGACAAAATCCAACTTTTCAGTGCTGAGGTTTTTGTGTATGCGCGCTCACCATCTGGTGGGCGTTCAGTAAATTACACCAATGTTACAAGTGATTCCAAAAGTGAATAAGTTAATAAAGAAGTAGAAAACGTGTATGCTGAAGGTAACACTTTCAGAtgacacaaataataataaataaggtaGTAAAACAGCGTGAGCCTACACTATACATTGGCTCAAGGTAAATAGCATTTACGTTTCTCCCATATGTAACATTAAGAGAGGTTAATTGTTATTGTAGCTATTGGTGTCAAACAAGAAAGTCGGtacttttatatttaaaatgacTACTAGTACTATTGCGACTATAACTAGTCACAGTACATACTTCCAAGTGATTGGTTTGACAAAGAAAAGGCAATACATTAAATGTCGTCTCAGTGAACAACGACAGTAATTATATACGTTTGAATCGGTCGAGGGCGCGAAAGAAGCTGAAAAGAAACTACAAATCCCAACTCTCTTGTGCGCATTACATCACCGGAAGTGATATAAAAGCATTTCCGCATCGCACGGCCGTCCTTTCCTGTCTACGGCCTGTAAGAAGATGGCGGTGCCGATCTCAAAGAAGAGGAAAGTAGGTGTCGTTTTTTGCCCGACGGGGATCTTTTCCGGAAAAATGGGTTTACGTGGAGGTGGACTTAATTGTCCTGTGGCTGAACGGAGAGTTTACGATGTGTTCCAAATGTGGTTTGCCAGGATTATGGAGGATACTGCCGGCGTTGCGTTGCCGTCAAGCGGCTAGCAAACATGGCGACGCCGTGTCGCTGACATGGTGTTTGAATTAAAGATCAGATACAATTTCACTGTCTGCTTTTTATATTATGTCGTGTGTTCGATGCCTTTGCATAAGCAACACGTCGAATGGCTATGGGTTAGTGTTAGCTTCCTGTCAAGTGATTGGGACCTAAAGGCGAGTTAGCGCCTACCTGCTATTGAGcaacaataaattaaaagtaCTCAAAAAGTAGTTTGTAGAAGTCTGAAGCAGACTATGTAGACTGTCAGTGTCGCGTTAATGTGACGTCACTACGTGCTTGTCGCTCGAGGCTGTCATGTGGTCCTGATAGTTAAAATGTTAGTATTCTTGTCGAGTGTAATGCTGATTATGGTGTCTCCAGTTTGTGTCGGATGGAATCTTCAAGGCAGAGCTGAATGAGTTCCTGACTCGTGAGCTCGCTGAGGATGGATACTCGGGTGTTGAGGTCCGCGTGACCCCTACCAGGACTGAGATCATCATCCTCGCCACAAGGTGAGAGCTTGCCAGTGTTGTTATATATCATCATCTTCTCCCTGGACTATGGTTAATGACATGTTTTGTCCTCAGGACCCAGAATGTGCTGGGAGAGAAAGGCCGTCGCATCAGAGAGTTGACCGCTGTGGTCCAAAAGAGGTTTGGCTTCCCTGAGGGCAATGTAGAGGTAAGATGTCCACCACAATGTtgacactgtatgtgtgtgtgagagcagtTCCGTTTTACACGTTATGATGTGCCACACTCCCTCAGTGATGACACGATGACGAGACCGATAAGATTCAGTCTGGGTCAGCGAGGTACTGGTTTAGACCCACGTTCTGTGGTCCTGTTCTGGTCCCTCTGACCAGCGAGTCTTTCCTCGTGACGACACTGAGGCATTTGTCTGAGAGGGTttatattatgtgtgtgttggtgtgtctGCACTGTGTACCTGTCCTCAGAACTGTGTGCTTGTGTTTCAGTTGTATGCTGAGAAGGTGGCCACTCGCGGGTTGTGCGCCATCGCTCAGGCTGAGTCTCTGCGCTACAAGCTGCTAGGAGGTTTGGCTGTGCGCAGGTGAGCTGAGCTTTATAACTTGGCCTCATGTTTTATTACAAAGCTGGTTAGCGGTCATTTTCCTCAAACTGTGGCCCAGCTTGTCCCTCGGTGAAGATACGATGACGAGTCGGACCAGGACTCTGCGTGCTTCTGGGGAGGCTGCTTCAGGTCCATGTTCTGTGGTTCTGTTCCAGTTCCTCAGAGCAGCGAGTTCTTTCCAACTGAAGATGCTGAGGCATTTGTCTGAGAGGGTTCGACTGGACCTCCGGTCGTGTTTGCTTCTGTGGACTTGATAAACATGGAAGCATCTTGCAGGGCGTGTTATGGTGTTCTGAGGTTCATCATGGAGAGCGGCGCCAAGGGCTGCGAGGTGGTGGTGTCTGGCAAACTCAGGGGCCAAAGGGCAAAGTCCATGAAGTTTGTGGACGGCCTGATGATCCACAGCGGCGACCCAGTTAACTACTACGTCGACACGGCCGTCCGCCACGTACTGCTGAGGCAGGGTGAGTACGCGCTCGTCCCAAACATTTGTATTGCTCGCCTCTGCAGAGAGTCCTGATGTACTGTCGTCACACGCAGGCGTGCTGGGCATCAAGGTGAAGATCATGTTGCCGTGGGACCCCAGCGGTAAGATCGGACCCAAGAAGCCTCTGCCCGACCACGTCAGCATTGTGGAGCCCAAAGACGAGCCCCTCCCCACCACACCCATCTCTGAGCAGAAGGGCGCCAAGCCAGACGTGCCCGTCATGCCCCAGGGTGCACCTGTACCCACCGCATAAGAGGGTGAGACCATGCTCCCACCAACAAGATTAAGATGATGTCAACAAACATCTTTAATGTTCTTGTCGTTGTCAAATTTCAAACATTAAACATCTGAAGCTTCACTTGTTTAACGTTCTCTTACAGGCTTTCACTTCACTCCCTGAGGACAGCCCAGTTTgtgtacaaaaacaataaagtggaaaaaagaacgctcttgttttttttcctttaaacctCAAAAGTTTTAACATCTGATTTTCACTCAATGACTCTCCAGTGAATGTTGACCTCTCAGTATTTCATATAAAGTCAAATAACTTATAAAGTTAATATCGAAAATGAAGACGGTAGTGAGGCCTGCTATGATGTGTGGTTTGTATACGGTGGACCAGATAAAAAGCTGGGATAGAGCTGGAGATGGTCGAAGATGCTGAGATTTTCACATGACATGAACACAACAGGAGCAGCTAAAACAATAACTTGCTCATATAAAACTATTGTGATATTTTTAGCATTTGAACCACTGAAATATCATCACTGAACTTCATTCTGATGTTGAGGATAGGATGGCATGTCATGTGACCTCTTATCAGGATAAATATTGAGCGCTTAATGTTAAATTACACTGGGGAACACTTAACTTCCTGTTGCATTGGATTTTTTAACTGATTCTAAAGGGTTTTTAGGCGCTGATTTCAaatctgaaattagtttttctCCATAAACTCTAGTTTTCATGCAATTTAAGATAGATGAAATAGTCTAAATATGAATTTACGTAACCCAAATCTAAGCGTTTTGAGATTATATACATAAATTCTAATATTTTTATCATGCTTCTTTTTTCCCGATCAAACATGGCTTCCTCATCGAGACATCACTGTAGAAACAGGCCTGATGCCTTCTGTTACATCTGTGGTTGCTACACACTATCAGAGACGTAACATATCCTTGTTTGTGAAGCAAGCCGACAAGGCTTATTTTGAAGTTCATCTTGGTGACCAAGACAAGCAATGGGCTCCTCATGTTGTGTGCCACAATTGTGAGGAAATGCTCCGAAGCTGGACCAAAGGAAAACACAATTATCTGCCTTTTGGAGTTCCAATGATTTCGCAAGAACAACGCCAAATCAACGAACCCTTGAAGCAGACATGCCAAATATCACACATGACCCAATTGTTAACAGAGATAGGATCATCTTTCCTCCTCTACACATCAAATTAGGTTTGATAAAACAATTTGTTAAGGCACTGGATACCGTAGGGGAATGTTTCCAACACATCATCACAGCTATACCAGGGTTGTCGCTCGAGAAGATAAAAACAGGTGTGTTTGATGGCCCACAGATTCAAACCCTCATTCGTGATGATCAGTTTGTTGCCAAGATGACCCCCTTGGAGAAGGCAGCATGGTTATCCTTTGTGGCAGTCGTTCAGAACTTCCTTGGAAACAATAAGGCAGAGAACTACAATGAACTTGTGAACAGAATGCTCCTTGCTTTTCGTGCTCTCAGCTGCAACATGAGCATCAAGCTTCATTTTTTGGACAGCCACCTTGACCAGTTCCCTGAAAACCTGGGGGCTGTGAGTGACGAACAAGGAGAGCGGTTCCACCAAGACATAAGGATCATGGAAGAACGCTACCAAGGTGGCTGGGACAAAAGTATGACGGCTGACTACTGCTGGAGTATTAAACGAGATTGGCCAGATGAAGTGTACAAACGCAAAAGTTACAAACGCAAATTCCTGCCTGACTAAAATACTGTACGGACAGAAAGTGATAAGCGTTATTAGCTGTGATTGACTCTTATCTGAAAAACGTTATGAATGACGTTTATCTCACGTTGCGATAAAGACTGTTTTCTGAGAAACGCTTCCAGAAAAAACATATGGCACTTCTAACAATGGTGTACTTTAAtctaaaatcacattttattgTTCTGTTTCTTTTGCCTTGTTAAATATACTGATTTGTGGCTGACATTGCAATAGCCTATATTAATGCTCgattttttgattttttaataaaaatcaaaGATTGCATCAAATCTGTagcttgcagaaaaaaacaacttcagaTTTGAACTCAGCACACTTAAATTGACTAAAAACAAGTCTTTCTTTAAATGCAACATATAGAGTGTTCCCCAGTGTTATTGGTAACCGTTTTTTATTGAACGAACattaaacaagcaaaaaaaagtacTGGATGGGAAAAAATGGGGTTTTATCGCTGCCGTAGTTGGGCTTTGGAATCACGACGTCACTCAGCGCACGTGAACAGTAGCAGGTCCGTGTTTGGCCACGCCCCCCCTGCGACTCACCTGCTCGACGGTGACACAAGAAGATGAACGAAATGGGCTTGAAGTCAGCCGAGGAACATTCGGAGCCCAATTTACTGGTAAGAACGCTTAACACTTATATTAACTACAACATTTCTTCCTTGTGCGAGAACTTATTCCAAGTTCGTCTCAAGAATGTTTGGCAGGTGTGCGGCCGTGTCGAACATCAAACATTTTCAATCTCTTGCGGTTCCAGACAGTCAAATGCCCGCTCGACGCCATCCTACTTTTCTTTACTACAAAACTAAAGCATGCTTGTTTGTGGAAGTTAACTTTTTACTGTAAACATTCCTGACGGTGTTGGACACGTAGGAGGAGCATGGCTTTGTCACGTGACACTGTGAGCCACAACTAGgtgtgggcgatactgcaaatctTGGGATCGTTCTGATACCATAGGACCGGTTTGCCGATACGTATACTTAAAATTCTTTGATTGTTGAATGaatttgtgacatttttaaatctTGATTgcaatcagaataaaacacaggacaaagacaTGTGACTAGCTACAAATAAAGGTCCCGCCTTCCTCTGCGTCCTCAGCACACGTCGGTGGTGAACTTGAACGTGGGGGGTCACAGGTTCTGCACCACACTGAGCACGCTCAGAAAGTACCCCGACTCCAAGCTGGCTGAGTGGTTCGGCGCCCCGTCCAAACTGCTCAGGGACGGACAGGGACACTACTTCTTGGACCGGGATGGCTCGCACTTTGGCGCCGTCCTGGAGTTCCTCAGATCGGACCGAATTCCCACCGAGAACTTGCAGCAGGTCGAGTCTCTCGCTGAGAACCTTTGAGAGGGACTGCGGACTTGTGTCGTAACGATCGTGTGGCGTGCTGCAGGTTCACAAGGAGGCGGTCCACTACAACATCACGGCGCTGAGCAAACGCTTGGAGGAAAGCCCGCTTCTGTTTGGAGAGTTGGTTGGAAGGAAGCAGTTCCTCGCCAGAGTTCCTCACTACAAGGAGAACATTGAGGTTGGACACCCTCCCCCTCCATGAGGACTTCACAACCTCTCCAGTGTCCTATGACCATGTGATCTTTCTCTTCCAGGTTTTGACCCGCATTGCCCGTGCCGAAGCCGTGGCTTCCCGCCACTCCAGCATCATGATTTGTGTACTGCGAACGCAGGAGGATTTGGGTTGCTACGACAACGCCATCAGCAGCTTGGACTCGACAACAAGGAACAAGGAATCGGTGGTGACGTTTGGACCCTGGAACGCCGCCCCCTCGGCCAAAGACCTGCTGGACTGCATCAGGAAGGACATTGAGAGTCAGGGCTACACGGTGCACATCCAGCCTCACGTCATGGAGAAGAACTTCCTGTCCCGCAGCTACAACTTCTTCTACACGCTCACGTTCACCTGGTGGTGACCTGCAACTCAACTAATCTCCAACACGATAAATGATACAGTAGGTCCAGTGTGAGGTTGGAAGACGATAAAGCAGTCGGTTTGCAAACTTGTCGCACTGTTGTCTTTGTGTGCAGGTGGAAAGGAAAGTAGGGGAACTCTTCCACtacttgttgttgttgcacctagttggggtgggcgatactggaAATGTTGGTATTGTTACGATGAGTAAACACAGGCCAGTATTGCTGAGACCGACACTGAAGttttctaaatcaggggtgtccaagcgttTTCAGCAAGGgctacatagtgaaaaatgaaaggatgcaacttcaccactttgatattttgtgaagcagcacatgtagataGGCTAAGAAGTTTTATATACGTACAGTAGTCTTTTTGTACAGAAGCGTAGAACAGccatgataaatgaaaaaaatggtttaaGTGTTTCTCGTTAATACGAGTAAGTTTTTTGAAATAGTGTATTTTTGATATAGTGTAGGTGAAAAatcatattattagtatcaccttcgctctttgctcttttttaattttccaaatatttcatctttcttcttaagtccatccatccattttctataccgcttctcctctttagggtcacgggggcatgctggagcctatcccaactgacttcgggtgacaggcggggtacaccctggactggtcgccagccaatggcaggccacatatagactaacaaccattcacactcacattcatacctatggacaatttagagtcaccaattaacctaatatgcatgtttttggaatgtgggaggaaaccggagtacccggagaaaacccaccaacatgctaaccactagaccaccgtgcggcccttcttCTTAAgtcatctttgtaaatgttcttctcataatatgatgactttattcccataatattagaacgttttccccaacctaattttccaaaaattacaatttttgtttgttttttatttgttttcaaaatattacttttaaaaaatgacatattttttctttaatatttcaactctacgctactaaaatgaattttttttcctattaatattttgactttattctcataaaattacagctgtatttttttttttattttctaactatGTCAGTTTTGTTCCTgtgcattttcttctcataattatgactctgttcccataatattttgactttgtttttgtaatattttaactttttccactgcctaattttccaaaaattacaactttatttttttctgtttcttataatattacgactataacaatttttttaaatatatttttttctttgttattcttgtaaaatttcaactttttctcgttagattacaacttttttttcttaataatttgactttattcttgtaaaattactgcagattttaacattttttgctgctgttgttttttgggttttttaattaaattatattttcagaatgtgctacgggccaataaaaacaacagccgTGGGTCGCAAATAGCCCCTGGGCCGCTCTTTGGACTAgaataatgaattatttttccttGAATGTGTTGATTATGATGAAGGCAAAAATTACCAAAAATATAAGCAAACTCATTTGTGaaccataaaaaacataaacataccaatacaacaatattaaaacatgaaaaatatcaTTCTAACCACACAAATATCGATCCGAGATACTGATACGACCCTTCGTATGTTTATCATTATTTGGCTTGCCCACCTCATACTACAGTAGTTACTGGAAGGTTGCGATTCTATAAATTTCGGTATTGATCCGATATCAAGTAAAGACAGGGCCAGTATCACCGATACCGATACCTTTTACTTGGATAATTTTCAAGATTATtgaatgattttaggatatcgCCTTTAATTTGTCGAGGATTATTGCAATCAGAATAAAAAAGTAGATTTTaagcaaataaatatacatttttataaacacaCTTATTTTGTGAACTAATTTACCAttataatacaacaatataagacaatgtagcAACATCTACattataatacaattattctctTTAATTATCTCAAAGTAAAGtcagtagtgcaaaataagtaaacaaaggCAAAAACTGGACTTATTTCGTGTTTGTTAACCGTATAACAATGCGCCAATATGTACAACGCAACAAAagcacagatatttgtgaaaataactaCAGGAAAACATAAGAACATATCGATCTAATCACTCTGGTGCTACCTTTTGTGTCGATCCACCCACTTCGACAAGGTACGGGATGGGCGATGGGACATTTCCCTCCGCCTCCTAACTAGTCACTGACACAGTCGCTGTCATGGCAGCACACCTGAAAAAGCGAGTTTACGAGGAATTCTCCAAAGTTGTACAGGTAGGAATTACGTTTACCACCCCGGTGTAACATCAGAGACATTACCAGGAATAAACCCAAGTTAGCTaaccagctagctagctagctagtagcTAGCGAGCGAGGTTAGCTAACTCACCGGCTCATCTCTGCGGCCTTTgatcaaaataaaaagtattgtAGTTGTAAGTGTCATGGAATGCTAACGTAATATACCCATAGAACGCGAATATAGATTTAGTTCAATACGAGGAAATAACTGCAGCATTCGATTGACTCTGGTGGGGttttaaaagaagaagaagaaatggatatgttttgtgtgtttgtgacgGTTGCCGACAGGGGCAAACGCGCAGTAACGTCCAAACGCTCCATACACAGAAATGATGGGGGAAAACAagactacaaaataaaacaacggGGAAGTACTGCAGTCACGTAAACGCTGCAAATGtccgaaacacacacacacacacacacacacacacacgcacgcacacacaaaacaaacccaaaaacaAGTGCATGAGAGGAATGCTGCAAGTTAACAGAACAAAGTGGAGTTTTGCCAGGCAACCAAAGGAGCCAGACCTGAGGTACATTTTTCTTCatgtctttgttaaacactttactgcaatattgtacaatattatAGAGCAGCCGCTTTACTTAGCTATTGATTGAGTTGTAAATGAcaccaaatgtttaaaaaagacaaagaaaaatgtgtCCTTTCCTTTTGCTTCTTCAAAAGCCAGTCACTGTTCAACGTTAAGTGGCAAGAGCCAAGACTAGGTGTGCTGTCTGCCTCCAGATCCCACAGGAAGAAGCTCCGGCCAAAAAGCTCCGTCTGTGCAAACCCAGCAAGTCTGCAGCGCTCCACGTTGACCTCTGCAAGGCCACCAACTCCACGGATGCTCTGCAGTACCTCCTGCAGTTTGCACGCAAACCTGTGGAGGCGGAGAGTGTGGAGGGTGTGATCAGGATTCTGTTGGAGCACTACTACAAGGTCGACAAAAGCTTTGTAGTTTCCGAATTGTACTAGCTCAGGGTTGAGGCCAAAGTCTGCATAATCAGTGCGTCTTCAAGAGGTGATGTTGAGGATGTGTTCCCCCCCCAGGAAACGGATAACTCAGTGAGGCTGAAGATTGCTTCTCTGCTGGGTCTGCTGTCCAAAACGCTGGGCTTCAGTCCCGACTGCATCGTGGAGGACATCATCAACACTGTCTCCAATGAGAGTGAGACATGGTCCGCACACCTTCTTGAAACAGTTGTTTTTGAGCTAGCGtgagctgttttgtgtttgtagaGTCTCATCAGGTCCTGGCTCAGCTGCTGGACACTCTGCTTATCATTGGCGTGCAGCTGCCCGAAAGCCCGGCGGTGGCTCACCGGCTCGTAGACGTGGCCTGCAAGGTGAAGCGCAGCCCCGTTATGTGTATCCTTTAGCACACATCTTCAACTGAACCCCTGCGCTTCTTCTCGACCTCAGCACCTGTCCGATACTTATTTTGGAGTGAGGAACAAATGTCTGCAGCTGCTGGGCTGTCTCGGCATGATGGACAGCCCCCTGAGCAAAGACGCTGAGGGACTTGGCACATCCATAGGTGGGTGCCGTGAGACCCGCGCATGTGTCGTTCCGGTGATGTTTGCATGCTATTGTTTCTTCAGCAGCCGTGAAGGATGTTCAGAGTATCATCAGTGACCATTTCGGAGATCAGGACCCCAGAGTGCGCACGGCAGCCCTCAAAGCCATGGTAGGACCTAGCAGCATCACAACTCATCACACCTGTTTACACAGACACTACCCATGCCTATGATGAACGTTCtcacgtctgtgtgtgtggattGTTTCGTTCTAGCTGCAGCTACATGAGAGAGGAATGAAGATTCAGCAGATCATTTATGACCAGGTAACCTACAACCTCACAGTAGACTCATTAGAGAAGATAACAAGGACgatggatactttattgatcccaagggaaatttaaatgtgtgtgtttgtgtatgtgtgtgtaggcaTGCAGGTTGTTGGCAGACGACTACGAGCAGGTTCGCTCTGCTGCAGTTCGGATTGTTTGGGTGCTGAGTGTGTTGTATCCTGAGAGGTGAGTTTTATCAGAGtgtagaaaaacaacagcatgaaaGCACACGAATGGAACCCTCTTACGTCGGTCCCGCTTCTGTCGCCAACTCATCCCGCTTCTGTCACCGTCGAAGAACTCAAGTCCCTATTTGCTATTAAGAAGCATTCACATGTATTCATGATTCAAGGCATGTTGATCTATTAGatcttttccaaaaattcccacatgtactgtaatttcatattttctcttgacagttttcccattgaaaatgactgGGCAGATTATTAATCGACTCTACAAgtggaaaatcattttacatcttaaataagtgtaacattctgcttattctacaAGATGACGTGACTGTTTGTGTGGTTCAGTGGTTGTTCTGCAACCCGAGGggtgctggttcgatcctcaatcCCACTGTAATCATACAATTTTGTTAATACAATACACACATGCAGTTTGCattttactttccaacatttcaaattctgctgtttttcgtgagctcattcaggacatgtatGCTGTTTATcaggactttttaaaaaattcctgttTTCTGTGACGTTAAAATGAATTGACAAGTTCAATGTCGCTacctattggtggaaattcattttatgTCTAACATTACATGCTTATTTTGTGCACGGTGGCATGGCTCACGTGGTAGAGTGGCTGTTTCCCAACCTGAGAGTTGCTGCTTTGAACCTCATTCGGGGAATggatttcaacattcattccacatttcagttcagcttcatcATTTCAAAATTCACATGCCATTTCTGCTGAAATTGCTTATCTACTTATTAAAAAGTTAAAATCCTTACGTCTCTggacaaagtcacaagtaaatgtgcaagcagtcGTTTCGGCTACGTTGACAGCCGCCTCGAggtaagcgggttccactgtgcagaacatgcaaacctgATTGGTCCGTCCTTCCGTTGATGCTCACGCACCACCTGACTGACCGCCTCTCATCAGCATCGTGCCCATCCCATCGTCCAACGAAGAGATCCGACTGGTCGACGACGCCTTCGGGAAGATCAGTCACATGGTCAGTGACGGCTCCTGGATGGTGCGGGTGCAGGCTGCCAAAACGCTGGTGAGGATGGAATGTTTTACCCCTCATTCAGTTCATGAGTGATGCTTCTTTGTGGGACACggccaaaagtattgggacggCTACACAGGAGGCGAAAAGTGATGAAAAATGTGGAGCTTCTTTACAGCTAGAagagcttccactcttctgggaagacgTTGTAGATTTTTGAGTGTGTACATTTGCGAGGTTCCGGACAAAGGCTCGCCAGCAGAGTGCTAAGCAAATGTCTGCTTTGTGTCAGGGTTCCATGTTGCAGGTCAGTCCTCACTTCCTGGAGCAGACGCTGGACAAGAAGCTGATGTCAGACCTCAGGGTGAGTGGACACAGACGGACGGGGGGCGGTGAGGTTCGCTTGCTGCTGATGAGCTCAACTTGGCCCATGGCGCTTGTGTGCAGAGGAAGCGGACGGCCCACGAGCGCGCGAAGGAGCTTTTTGCTTCGGGAGAGTTCTCCTCGGGCAGGAAGTGGGCCGACGATGCTCCCAAGGAGAAACTGGACACCAACACTGTCAACCTCATCGCCTCGGGAGCCTGCGGCGCCTTCGTTCACGGTCTGGAAGACGAGATGTTTGGTACGTCCTGGCTCACATGTGGTCCTAATTTCCATCCCCCCGTTCATCATCTTTgtgctgtgttttgtttctttctggcTGCTGCTACAGAGGTCCGCATCGCGGCGGTGGAGGCGTTGTGCCAGCTGGCTCGCTCGTCTCCCAGCTTTGCTGAGAAGTGTCTGGACTTCCTGGTGGACATGTTCAATGATGAGATCGAGGAAGTGAGGCTGCAGTCCATCCACGTGCTGAGAGAGATCTCTACGCACATCACCCTGAGAGAGGACCAGCTGGATACTGTGCTGGCTGTGCTGGAGGTCAGCACAACATCAGCGTGTTTGCGCACACTCGCTGCGTGCTCTGTGACGCTTTACAAGCCTAGTGTTTGTGCCCAGGACTCGTCCCGTGACATCAGAGAAGCTCTGCACGAGTTACTGTGCTACACCAACGTGTCCACCAAGGAGTGCATCCAGCTGGCTCTGCTGGAGCTTCTGAAGAACCTCAACAAGTATCCCTCGGACCGCAACTCTGTCTGGAAGTGAGATTGCATGCTGGCGCACTGTTTTATATGCAAACACCCATCTTAGCTTAGTTTTAGCTGCAAAGGAGGAAcaacaaattttttttaaatgtttggctCCCTCGTGGTTTCCCAGTATTTGTGTCCATATCttaatctttctttctttcaggtGTCTCAAGTTTTTGGGTTCCCGCCACCCAATGTTGGTGTTGCCGCTGGTCCCCGAATTACTCAGCACACACCCATACTTTGACACACCAGAACCTGACATGGACGACCCGGCATGTATCCTCACATGTTTGCACACTTTCGGAGTTGGTTGCTCAGCCGGCCacgttctcctcctccttcactcTGCCGATGTCAGACATTGCTGTTCTGGTGTTGGTGTTCAACGCAGCCAAGTCGTGTCCCACCATGCCGGCGCTCTTCTCTGACCACACCTTCAGACACTACGCCTACCTCAGGGACAGTCTGTCCCACCTGGTCCCGCCTCTACGAGTGAGAACTCCAAACatgttgtcacacacacacacacacacacacatgcactgccttattttgtttaaatgacaattacagtaatccttcgccaCTTCGCGTGTTGAATTTTTAAGCTTCATTCTATAatcgtttttcaaaaaaatcttgctgttttattgttgaatacagcctactagtaataaaaaaa is drawn from Dunckerocampus dactyliophorus isolate RoL2022-P2 chromosome 12, RoL_Ddac_1.1, whole genome shotgun sequence and contains these coding sequences:
- the ints4 gene encoding integrator complex subunit 4 isoform X3 yields the protein MRVRHESHQVLAQLLDTLLIIGVQLPESPAVAHRLVDVACKHLSDTYFGVRNKCLQLLGCLGMMDSPLSKDAEGLGTSIAAVKDVQSIISDHFGDQDPRVRTAALKAMLQLHERGMKIQQIIYDQACRLLADDYEQVRSAAVRIVWVLSVLYPESIVPIPSSNEEIRLVDDAFGKISHMVSDGSWMVRVQAAKTLGSMLQVSPHFLEQTLDKKLMSDLRRKRTAHERAKELFASGEFSSGRKWADDAPKEKLDTNTVNLIASGACGAFVHGLEDEMFEVRIAAVEALCQLARSSPSFAEKCLDFLVDMFNDEIEEVRLQSIHVLREISTHITLREDQLDTVLAVLEDSSRDIREALHELLCYTNVSTKECIQLALLELLKNLNKYPSDRNSVWKCLKFLGSRHPMLVLPLVPELLSTHPYFDTPEPDMDDPAYIAVLVLVFNAAKSCPTMPALFSDHTFRHYAYLRDSLSHLVPPLRLPGRKQVPGLDSVNSGSESGSVESAQLFLQQSLDRISTIQNLEAPGAQDLLIFTIRDLQRLGQLQTELAGAADFCATYLRCQLLLIKALQEKLWNMAVPLCLKQNVTALAAAQQVLEESYKLEFMYSGLESRQVAIAHDVRLQAKALQLILSVRTAHGQEPLISSCEKFLQELESFHRLFLAELPHLHDSFVDKLLEMMPRLSSCKPAELVKILQTALRQSALLQLTLPPQIHRATANIIEPTGESDNPLRFTSGLVVALDIDATLEHVRDPQNSVKVEVLYPDGQSHVIHPKPGDFRKPGPARHRLITQVYLSHSAWTEPSQVEVRLLLAYSSSSSSSESKLAWNDSLDSLPPPEAAVEGTIAFSKPVKVFIMPKPARR